In the Ctenopharyngodon idella isolate HZGC_01 chromosome 4, HZGC01, whole genome shotgun sequence genome, one interval contains:
- the LOC127510588 gene encoding gastrula zinc finger protein XlCGF57.1-like isoform X3, whose amino-acid sequence MAFIKEESEDMKIEEAFRVKQEDTEEQTDLMALKEESQELNEVEEKQYAKHHDFLIGDKSQCSQNEKTSLQKRAQKTGPKSDFPCLHCGKSFNQKGNLNVHMRIHTREKPFTCLQCGKSFTLKGNLKSHMRSHTGESPYTCKLCGNNFSRKESLKTHMRSHTGEKPYTCLQCGKSFTRKGTLNTHMRSHTGESPYTCKLCEKSFTRKESLKTHMRSHTKEKPYTCDQCGKSFTRKGTLNIHMRSHTGESPYTCKLNGKSFSKKESLKTPVRIYTGEKRFICGQCGKSFRCEENLNQHIKIHSRENCFPCHQCGRSFTNRKHLKNHVTTHNGEKPFMCLQCGKSFNLKGNFKVHMRIHTGEKPFTCDQCGKKFRHKVTFNYHMRIHSRENCFLCHQCGKSFTDSKELKNHVITHTGEKLFMCHHCGKTCINKANLDIHIRVHTGEKPFICLQCGKSFTRKGNLEVHMRVHTGEKPFTCLQCKKSFTYQRDLNRHWQTHSGKKLQCSVCGKRFRKGSNFENHLRIHSGARRFNCVQCNKKFILPSHLQIHLKSHAYVRPYLCSLCGKRFKWLGSLKWHQKICIVRN is encoded by the exons atggcgtttattaaagaggagagtgaagacatgaagattgaagaagcattcagagtgaaacaagaagatactgaggaacaaacag acCTGATGGCACTGAAAGAGGAGAGTCAAGAATTGAATGAAGTGGaagaaaaacagtatgcgaaaCATCATGATTTCCTAATTGGAGATAAGTCTCAGTGCTCACAGAATGAAAAGACTTCCTTGcaaaaaagagctcaaaagacaGGTCCTAAAAGTGATTTCCCCTGCTTACactgtggaaaaagtttcaatcaaaaaggaaaccttaatgTCCACATGAGAATACACACcagagagaagcctttcacatgcCTTCAGtgcggaaagagtttcacacttAAAGGAAACCTTAAATCCCACATGAGGAGTCACACCGGAGAGAGCCCTTATACCTGCAAACTGTGTGGTAACAACTTTTCACGAAAAGAAAGTCTTAAGACTCACATGAGaagtcacactggagagaagccatacACGTGccttcagtgtggaaagagttttacacgTAAAGGAACCCTTAATACCCACATGAGAAgccacactggagagagtccTTACACCTGCAAACTGTGTGAGAAGAGCTTCACACGAAAAGAAAGTCTTAAGACTCACATGAGAAGTCATACCAAAGAGAAGCCTTatacatgtgatcagtgtggaaagagttttacacgTAAAGGAACCCTTAATATCCACATGAGAAGTCACACCGGAGAGAGCCCTTACACCTGCAAACTGAATGGGAAGAGCTtctcaaaaaaagaaagtcttAAGACTCCTGTCAGAATTTACACTGGAGAGAAACGGTTCATATGTGgccagtgtggaaagagtttcagatgTGAAGAAAATCTTAATCAGCACATAAAGATTCACTCAAGAGAGAACTGTTTTCCATGTCATCAGTGTGGAAGGAGTTTCACAAACAGGAAACACCTTAAGAATCATGTAACAACTCACaatggagagaagccttttatGTGCcttcagtgtggaaaaagtttcaatcTTAAAGGAAACTTCAAggttcacatgagaattcacactggagagaagcctttcacatgtgatcagtgtggaaaaaaATTCAGGCATAAAGTAACCTTTAATTACCACATGAGGATTCATTCAAGagagaactgttttctatgtcaTCAGtgcggaaagagtttcacagacAGTAAAGAACTTAAGAATCATGTAATaactcacactggagagaaacttTTCATGTGCCATCACTGTGGAAAGACCTGCATAAACAAAGCAAATCTTGATATTCACataagagttcacactggagagaagcctttcatctgccttcagtgtggaaagagtttcacacgtaaAGGAAACCTTGAagttcacatgagagttcacactggagagaagccttttacGTGTCTTCAGTGCAAGAAGAGTTTCACATATCAAAGAGACCTGAATCGTCACTGGCAAACTCATTCTGGAAAGAAATTGCAATGTTCTGTGTGTGGTAAGAGATTTAGAAAGGGGAGCAATTTCGAAAATCATCTGCGCATTCATTCTGGAGCAAGGAGATTTAATTGTGTTCAGtgtaataaaaaatttattttgccaTCACACTTGCAGATTCACCTGAAAAGTCATGCATATGTGAGACCCTATTTGTGTTCCTTGTGTGGAAAGAGATTTAAATGGCTTGGCAGTTTAAAATGGCACCAGAAAATATGTATAGTACGAAATTAA